A genomic window from Gossypium hirsutum isolate 1008001.06 chromosome D10, Gossypium_hirsutum_v2.1, whole genome shotgun sequence includes:
- the LOC107938181 gene encoding uncharacterized protein, with protein sequence MATAAKDRLGARKPPLPVFRYKPEYMGFPSLKSKRKVLNLPFFRFRSGDSAGLWSQLAADFAILVQHGWRHRHRAWCALRAHMGQLRRKREGTLGFLKILSFLGLSGPRVVGLGLLGNVFGLYLHLFWVFRPRSKLTCYKPYID encoded by the exons ATGGCCACCGCGGCCAAAGACCGACTCGGTGCGAGGAAACCCCCTTTGCCCGTGTTTCGATATAAACCCGAATATATGGGTTTTCCATCCCTAAAATCGAAGAGGAAGGTCCTCAACCTCCCCTTTTTTCGATTTAGGTCCGGCGACAGTGCAG GTCTATGGAGTCAATTAGCAGCAGActttgccattttggtgcaacATGGGTGGAGGCATCGTCATCGGGCGTGGTGCGCGCTGAGGGCGCACATGGGGCAGCTGCGGCGCAAAAGGGAGGGAACCCTAggatttctgaaaattttaagctttttgggcttatcgGGCCCTAGGGTAGTGGGTTTAGGTCTGTTGGGCAATGTATTTGGACTCTATCTTCATTTGTTTTGGGTATTTAGACCCAGGTCAAAATTGACCTGTTACAAACCTTATATTGACTGA
- the LOC107938187 gene encoding WAT1-related protein At5g13670, with product MESWTQLFNHGKPFLAMILMQSSYAVMSIIAKYALNQGMSPHVLVAYRLAVAAVIITPFAIVLERKTRPKMTFNIFIKIMLISLLEPVLDHNFFYTGMKYTTATFTTAMCNILPALTFALACIVKLERVEIGKVRSQAKVAGTGVAVGGAMIMTLIKGPILELPWTKGRNHYLGQHGASGAHKQDMVMGALLLLAGCCCWACFVISQARILKSYPAKLSLTALICIMGTFEGTILAFAVEWRNPSVWHIGFDSKLIASLYGGLVTAFALYAMGSVMKRRGPVFVSAFNPLSMVIVAILGSFFLAEDMYLGRVLGSIVIVIGLYLVLWGKSKDQPQSTPDIMVVRADQQMVIINGHIENPDPELIPVARSSQQTATIKGNIKNPDPKFITIE from the exons ATGGAGTCCTGGACTCAACTTTTCAACCATGGGAAACCATTTTTGGCTATGATTTTAATGCAGTCTAGTTATGCCGTGATGTCGATTATCGCGAAATATGCTTTAAATCAAGGGATGAGTCCACATGTATTGGTAGCTTATCGGTTGGCTGTTGCCGCTGTTATCATTACGCCGTTCGCCATTGTTTTAGAAAG GAAAACGAGGCCGAAGATGACATTCAATATCTTTATCAAGATAATGCTGATCAGCTTACTCGA GCCGGTGCTTGATCATAACTTCTTTTACACCGGGATGAAGTATACGACGGCAACGTTTACAACTGCCATGTGCAACATTCTACCTGCCTTAACTTTTGCGTTGGCTTGCATCGTCAA GCTCGAGAGAGTGGAGATCGGGAAAGTTCGTAGCCAAGCAAAGGTAGCCGGGACTGGGGTGGCGGTGGGAGGAGCGATGATAATGACTCTCATCAAGGGCCCTATCCTAGAATTGCCATGGACAAAAGGGAGGAACCACTACTTGGGTCAACATGGTGCAAGTGGAGCTCACAAACAAGATATGGTGATGGGTGCTCTTTTGCTCCTTGCAGGTTGTTGCTGTTGGGCTTGTTTCGTCATTTCACAA GCAAGGATCCTAAAATCATACCCAGCTAAGCTTTCCCTTACTGCTCTTATATGCATCATGGGCACCTTTGAAGGCACCATTCTCGCATTTGCGGTCGAATGGCGCAACCCTTCAGTCTGGCACATTGGCTTCGACTCCAAATTGATAGCTTCTCTCTATGGC GGGTTGGTGACTGCCTTCGCATTATATGCAATGGGGTCAGTAATGAAGAGAAGAGGACCGGTTTTTGTGAGTGCTTTTAATCCATTAAGTATGGTTATTGTTGCAATTTTGGGCTCCTTTTTCTTGGCTGAAGACATGTATCTAGGAAG AGTACTAGGAAGCATTGTTATTGTAATTGGCCTGTATCTAGTCTTATGGGGTAAGAGCAAGGACCAACCTCAATCGACACCGGACATCATGGTGGTGCGAGCTGATCAACAGATGGTTATAATTAATGGTCATATTGAGAATCCAGATCCTGAGTTGATTCCGGTGGCGCGATCCAGCCAGCAAACGGCTACAATTAAAGGGAATATAAAGAATCCAGATCCTAAGTTTATCACTATAGAATGA